A section of the Saccharopolyspora gregorii genome encodes:
- the ald gene encoding alanine dehydrogenase has product MKVAVPREVKNHEYRVACTPAGVHELAARGHAVFVEAGAGLGSSIPDEDYAAAGATIVPSAADAWAEGELVLKVKEPVAEEFPRLRAGQVLFTYLHLAASAELTDELLRAEVTALAYETVQTARGGLPLLAPMSEVAGRLAPQVGAQALLTPQGGRGVLPGGVPGVPPARVVVIGGGVAGLNAARVASGMGAQVQVLDTDVDRLREIDAAHGGAIRTVTSNAYAVESAVRAADLVIGAVLVPGAKAPKLVSNELVARSKPGSVLVDVAIDQGGCFEDSRPTTHEDPTFRVHGSVFYCVANMPGAVPNTSTYALTNVTLPYVLRIADQGWRAACRADAALARGLNAHGGLLVSEAVALAHGLPSTAPDAVLV; this is encoded by the coding sequence GTGAAGGTCGCAGTGCCGCGTGAGGTGAAGAACCACGAGTACCGGGTGGCGTGCACCCCGGCAGGGGTGCACGAGCTGGCCGCGCGGGGGCATGCGGTGTTCGTGGAGGCCGGCGCCGGGCTCGGTTCGTCGATCCCCGACGAGGACTACGCGGCGGCGGGCGCGACGATCGTGCCGTCCGCGGCGGACGCGTGGGCCGAGGGCGAGCTGGTGCTGAAGGTGAAGGAGCCGGTGGCCGAGGAGTTCCCGCGGCTGCGGGCGGGCCAGGTGCTGTTCACCTACCTGCACTTGGCGGCGTCGGCGGAGTTGACGGACGAGTTGCTGCGCGCCGAGGTGACGGCTCTCGCCTACGAGACGGTGCAGACGGCGCGCGGCGGGTTGCCGCTGCTGGCGCCGATGAGCGAGGTCGCGGGCAGGCTCGCCCCGCAGGTCGGCGCGCAGGCGCTGCTGACCCCGCAGGGTGGTCGCGGTGTGCTGCCGGGCGGCGTGCCCGGGGTGCCGCCTGCGCGGGTGGTCGTGATCGGCGGCGGGGTGGCCGGGTTGAACGCGGCGCGGGTGGCGTCGGGCATGGGCGCCCAGGTGCAGGTGCTGGACACCGACGTGGACCGGCTGCGGGAGATCGACGCGGCGCACGGGGGCGCGATCCGCACGGTGACGTCGAACGCGTACGCGGTGGAGTCGGCGGTGCGGGCGGCGGACCTGGTGATCGGCGCGGTGCTGGTGCCGGGTGCGAAGGCGCCGAAGCTGGTGTCGAACGAGCTGGTAGCGCGGTCGAAGCCGGGCAGCGTGCTGGTGGACGTGGCGATCGACCAGGGCGGGTGCTTCGAGGATTCGCGGCCGACGACGCACGAGGATCCGACGTTCCGGGTGCACGGTTCGGTGTTCTACTGCGTGGCGAACATGCCGGGCGCGGTGCCGAACACCTCGACGTACGCGTTGACGAACGTGACGTTGCCGTACGTGCTGCGGATCGCCGATCAGGGCTGGCGGGCGGCGTGCCGGGCGGATGCGGCGCTGGCCCGGGGCTTGAACGCGCACGGCGGGCTGCTGGTGAGCGAGGCGGTGGCGCTGGCGCACGGGCTGCCGAGCACGGCCCCGGACGCGGTGCTGGTCTGA
- a CDS encoding organic hydroperoxide resistance protein yields MAALYTAEATATGEGRGGRTRSSDGVLDLDLAVPREMGGPGGDSTNPEQLFAAGYAACFHSALQLVARKAKANIADSSVTAQVGIGSNGAGGYALEVTLSVSLPGVDQEQARQLTEQADAVCPYSNAIRGNVQIDLAVA; encoded by the coding sequence ATGGCAGCGTTGTACACCGCCGAAGCGACCGCGACCGGGGAAGGGCGCGGTGGCCGCACCCGCTCCTCCGACGGAGTGCTCGACCTCGACCTGGCGGTCCCGCGCGAGATGGGCGGCCCCGGTGGCGACTCCACGAACCCGGAGCAGCTGTTCGCCGCCGGTTACGCAGCCTGCTTCCACAGCGCGCTGCAACTGGTCGCCCGCAAGGCGAAGGCGAACATCGCCGACTCCTCGGTGACCGCCCAGGTCGGCATCGGCAGCAACGGCGCGGGCGGGTACGCGCTCGAGGTCACGCTGTCGGTCAGCCTCCCCGGCGTCGACCAGGAGCAGGCCCGGCAGCTCACCGAGCAGGCCGACGCGGTGTGCCCGTACTCCAACGCCATCCGCGGGAACGTCCAGATCGACCTCGCGGTCGCCTGA
- a CDS encoding L-serine ammonia-lyase: protein MTISVFDLFSVGIGPSSSHTVGPMRAARMFTARLRDDGLLGQVDKVKAELFGSLGATGHGHGSPKAVLLGLEGHDPETVDPAAVEQRVETIRADGRLLLAGERDIRFSVDRDLVMHRRRSLPLHPNGMRFAAFGAGGELRSAVYYSVGGGFVVDDEATGTDRIKPDETPVRHPFRTGDELLARVAESGSRISDVMFDNELSWRSAEDVRARLLHIWSVMQECVDNGCRNDGELPGGLRVKRRAAALRANLGEQDDAMEWLTLFALAVNEENAAGGRVVTAPTNGAAGIVPAVLHYYVRFVPGANEQGVIRFLLAAGAIGVLFKENASISGAEVGCQGEVGSACSMAAAGLAEAMGATPWQVENAAEIAMEHNLGLTCDPIGGLVQIPCIERNAVAAVKAVTATRMALRGDGSHFVSLDKVIKTMRETGRDMKVKYKETARGGLAVNVIEC, encoded by the coding sequence GTGACGATCAGCGTCTTCGACCTCTTCTCGGTGGGCATCGGCCCGTCGAGTTCGCACACCGTCGGCCCGATGCGGGCGGCGCGGATGTTCACCGCGCGGCTGCGGGACGACGGTCTGCTCGGTCAGGTCGACAAGGTGAAGGCCGAGCTGTTCGGTTCGCTCGGCGCGACGGGGCACGGCCACGGCAGCCCCAAGGCGGTGCTGCTCGGCCTGGAAGGGCACGACCCGGAGACGGTCGACCCGGCCGCCGTCGAACAACGGGTGGAGACGATCCGCGCCGACGGCAGGTTGTTGCTGGCGGGGGAGCGCGACATCCGGTTCTCGGTGGACCGCGACCTGGTGATGCACCGGCGCAGGTCGCTGCCGCTGCACCCCAACGGGATGCGGTTCGCGGCGTTCGGCGCAGGTGGGGAACTGCGGTCCGCGGTGTACTACTCCGTCGGTGGCGGATTCGTCGTCGACGACGAGGCCACCGGCACCGACCGGATCAAGCCGGACGAGACGCCGGTGCGCCACCCGTTCCGCACCGGCGACGAACTGCTCGCCCGGGTCGCCGAATCCGGCTCCCGGATCAGCGACGTCATGTTCGACAACGAGCTGTCCTGGCGCTCCGCCGAGGACGTCCGCGCCCGGCTGCTGCACATCTGGTCCGTGATGCAGGAGTGCGTCGACAACGGGTGCCGCAACGACGGGGAACTTCCCGGCGGGCTGCGGGTGAAGCGGCGCGCCGCCGCGCTGCGGGCGAACCTCGGCGAGCAGGACGACGCCATGGAATGGCTCACCCTGTTCGCGCTCGCCGTCAACGAGGAGAACGCGGCAGGCGGACGGGTCGTCACCGCGCCCACCAACGGTGCCGCCGGCATCGTTCCCGCGGTGCTGCACTACTACGTGCGCTTCGTGCCGGGGGCGAACGAGCAGGGCGTCATCCGGTTCCTGCTCGCCGCCGGTGCCATCGGGGTGCTGTTCAAGGAGAACGCGTCGATCTCCGGTGCCGAGGTCGGCTGCCAGGGCGAAGTCGGTTCGGCCTGCTCGATGGCGGCCGCCGGGCTCGCCGAGGCGATGGGCGCGACGCCGTGGCAGGTGGAGAACGCCGCCGAGATCGCGATGGAGCACAACCTCGGCCTCACCTGCGACCCCATCGGCGGGCTGGTGCAGATCCCGTGCATCGAGCGCAACGCCGTCGCCGCGGTCAAGGCCGTCACGGCGACGCGGATGGCGCTGCGCGGCGACGGCAGCCACTTCGTGTCGCTCGACAAGGTGATCAAGACGATGCGGGAGACCGGGCGCGACATGAAGGTCAAGTACAAGGAGACCGCTCGCGGCGGGCTCGCGGTGAACGTCATCGAGTGCTGA
- a CDS encoding ABC transporter ATP-binding protein, translating to MLLALGASVAAVGLEALVPLITKTAVDDAVAGDTDRLWWFAAALAGLGVFRFGAAFVRRYSAGRLALDVQHDLRRAVFGSVQRLDGGKQDALRTGQVASRAISDLQLVNALLSMVPLAAGTVVLMAFALVAMVWLSPLLTSVVLVVVPLIAAVSARSKKRLFPATWSAQQRAADIAQQVEETVSGVRVVKGFGQEAREVARLESGARRLFAERLRTARMTSLPQASLSVLPAAGQVGVLGLGGWMALHGQVGLGTFVAFAAYVAMLGGPARMMASVLVQGQLTRAGMERITDLIDSRPDVRDRPGAVALPEVPLRVRLDGVGFGYTRDQQVLRDVSLLVEPGETVALVGPAGSGKSTVSLLLPRFYDVQHGAVRIGAADGGAEHDVRDLRLESLRSAVGVVFEEAFLFSDSIRGNIAYGCPDATDAEVEAAARAAEAHGFIAALPEGYGTLVGERGLTLSGGQRQRVALARALLSDPRILVLDDATSAVDPATEAAIHDTLRSVTAQRTTLLIAHRRSTLALADRVAVLDAGRVVDVGTQEELRERCGLFRSLLAGPGEEIDAAGAAEPDPVPADAAPTAELWPAAEEPERTRAVAVPGGVRGTRGGSGAATPLTPELAEGLRALPPAVAAPRLPGVDATAPDPGFRLARLLRPIRWGLALTVLLVAADALGSVALPSLVRHGVDGGVDARDPGTLWLVTAVGAVIVLVNWLVIKVQTVVTARTGETLLYLLRVRSYAHLQRLGLDYYERELAGRIMTRMTTDVDALSSFLQTGLATAVVSAFTIVGIAVALLVTDLSLALVALAVLPPLVVATVIFRRVSSTAYAEARERVSTVNADLQENVSGLRVAQAHRRERYSAKVFAQRSDAYRRSRLRAQRYIATYFPFTALLSELAQAAVLGVGATRVASGELTAGVLVAFLLYLGMFFSPVQQLSGVFDGYQQARVGLRRIGDLLRTPTSVPQDAAPVAVPDRLAGAVELRSVSFRYPGAERDALRDVSLRVEPGTTVALVGPTGAGKSTLVKLLARFYDVTGGELLVDGVDVRRYELSGFHHRLAVVPQEGYLFAGDVAANIAYGRPSASDAEVEAAARDVGALPGIAMLRRGFRQQVGERGRELSAGQRQLVALARAELVRPDLLLLDEATAALDPATESLVVSASDRLAARRTTFVVAHRLGTAARADRIVVVDGGRVVEDGAHAELLARNGHYARLWRAGDHAPGPGGPDHEPVRPGDSAQDPLRTSP from the coding sequence ATGCTGCTGGCGTTGGGCGCGTCGGTGGCGGCGGTGGGCTTGGAGGCGCTGGTCCCGCTGATCACGAAGACGGCGGTGGACGACGCGGTGGCGGGCGATACCGACCGGTTGTGGTGGTTCGCGGCGGCGTTGGCGGGGCTGGGGGTGTTCCGGTTCGGGGCGGCGTTCGTGCGCCGCTATTCGGCGGGCCGGTTGGCGCTGGACGTGCAGCACGACCTGCGGCGCGCGGTGTTCGGCTCGGTGCAGCGCTTGGACGGCGGCAAGCAGGACGCGTTGCGCACGGGCCAGGTGGCGTCGCGGGCGATCAGCGATCTGCAGCTGGTGAACGCGCTGCTGTCGATGGTGCCGCTGGCGGCCGGGACCGTGGTGCTGATGGCGTTCGCGCTGGTGGCGATGGTGTGGTTGTCGCCGCTGCTGACGTCGGTGGTGCTGGTGGTGGTGCCGTTGATCGCGGCGGTGTCGGCGCGCAGCAAGAAGCGGTTGTTCCCGGCGACGTGGTCGGCGCAGCAGCGGGCGGCGGACATCGCCCAGCAGGTCGAGGAGACGGTGTCCGGGGTCCGGGTGGTGAAGGGCTTCGGCCAGGAGGCCCGCGAGGTGGCCCGGTTGGAGTCGGGTGCGCGCCGGTTGTTCGCGGAGCGGCTGCGCACGGCGCGGATGACGTCGCTCCCGCAGGCGAGCTTGTCGGTGCTGCCCGCGGCGGGCCAGGTGGGGGTGCTGGGGCTCGGCGGTTGGATGGCGCTGCACGGCCAGGTGGGGCTGGGCACGTTCGTGGCGTTCGCGGCGTACGTGGCGATGTTGGGCGGCCCGGCTCGGATGATGGCGAGCGTGCTGGTGCAGGGCCAGTTGACGCGGGCGGGCATGGAGCGGATCACGGATCTGATCGATTCGCGGCCGGACGTGCGGGACCGGCCGGGTGCGGTGGCTCTGCCGGAGGTGCCGCTGCGGGTGCGGCTGGACGGGGTCGGTTTCGGCTACACCCGGGACCAGCAGGTGTTGCGGGACGTGTCGCTGCTGGTGGAGCCGGGCGAGACGGTGGCGCTGGTGGGTCCGGCGGGGTCGGGCAAGTCGACGGTGTCGTTGTTGCTGCCGCGGTTCTACGACGTGCAGCACGGTGCGGTGCGGATCGGCGCGGCGGACGGCGGGGCCGAGCACGACGTGCGGGACCTGCGGCTGGAGTCGCTGCGTTCGGCGGTGGGCGTGGTGTTCGAGGAGGCGTTCCTGTTCTCGGATTCGATCCGCGGGAACATCGCCTACGGGTGCCCGGACGCGACGGACGCGGAGGTGGAGGCGGCGGCGCGCGCGGCGGAGGCGCACGGTTTCATCGCGGCGCTGCCCGAGGGTTACGGGACGCTGGTCGGTGAGCGGGGCCTGACGTTGTCGGGTGGCCAGCGCCAGCGGGTGGCGTTGGCGCGGGCGCTGCTGTCGGATCCGCGGATCCTGGTGCTCGACGATGCGACGTCGGCGGTGGATCCGGCGACGGAGGCGGCGATCCACGACACGTTGCGGTCGGTGACGGCGCAGCGCACGACGTTGTTGATCGCGCACCGCCGGTCGACGTTGGCGTTGGCGGACCGGGTCGCGGTGCTGGACGCGGGCCGGGTCGTGGACGTGGGCACGCAGGAGGAGCTGCGGGAGCGGTGCGGGTTGTTCCGCTCGCTGCTGGCCGGTCCCGGGGAGGAGATCGACGCGGCGGGTGCGGCGGAGCCGGATCCGGTGCCGGCCGATGCGGCCCCGACCGCGGAGCTGTGGCCGGCGGCGGAGGAACCGGAGCGGACGCGCGCGGTGGCGGTGCCGGGCGGGGTGCGCGGTACTCGCGGCGGTTCGGGTGCGGCGACGCCGTTGACGCCGGAGCTGGCGGAGGGCCTGCGCGCGCTGCCGCCGGCGGTGGCGGCGCCGCGGCTGCCCGGGGTGGACGCGACGGCGCCCGATCCGGGGTTCCGGCTGGCGCGGTTGTTGCGGCCGATCCGGTGGGGCTTGGCGTTGACGGTGCTGCTGGTGGCGGCGGACGCGCTGGGGTCCGTCGCGTTGCCGTCGCTGGTGCGCCACGGCGTGGACGGCGGGGTGGACGCGCGGGATCCGGGGACGTTGTGGCTGGTGACGGCGGTCGGCGCGGTGATCGTGCTGGTGAACTGGCTGGTGATCAAGGTGCAGACGGTGGTGACGGCCCGCACCGGCGAGACGTTGCTGTACCTGCTGCGGGTGCGCAGCTACGCGCACCTGCAGCGGCTCGGGCTGGACTACTACGAGCGGGAACTCGCGGGCCGGATCATGACGCGGATGACGACGGACGTGGACGCGTTGTCGTCGTTCCTGCAGACGGGCTTGGCCACGGCGGTGGTGAGCGCGTTCACGATCGTGGGGATCGCGGTGGCGCTGCTGGTGACGGACCTGTCGCTGGCGCTGGTGGCGCTGGCGGTGCTGCCGCCGCTGGTGGTGGCGACGGTGATCTTCCGGCGGGTGTCGTCGACGGCGTACGCGGAGGCCCGGGAGCGGGTCAGCACGGTCAACGCGGACCTGCAGGAGAACGTGTCGGGGCTGCGGGTGGCGCAGGCGCACCGCCGCGAGCGCTATTCGGCGAAGGTGTTCGCGCAGCGCAGCGACGCGTACCGGCGGTCGCGGCTGCGGGCGCAGCGCTACATCGCGACGTACTTCCCGTTCACGGCGCTGCTGTCGGAGCTGGCGCAGGCGGCGGTGCTGGGCGTGGGCGCGACGCGGGTCGCCTCGGGCGAGCTGACCGCGGGGGTGCTGGTGGCGTTCCTGCTGTACCTGGGGATGTTCTTCTCGCCGGTGCAGCAGTTGTCGGGCGTGTTCGACGGCTATCAGCAGGCGCGGGTGGGGTTGCGCCGCATCGGAGATCTGCTGCGGACCCCGACGTCGGTGCCGCAGGACGCGGCGCCGGTGGCCGTGCCGGACCGGCTGGCGGGCGCGGTGGAGCTGCGGTCGGTGTCGTTCCGCTACCCGGGTGCGGAGCGGGACGCGTTGCGGGACGTGTCGCTGCGGGTGGAGCCGGGGACGACGGTGGCGCTGGTGGGCCCGACGGGTGCGGGGAAGTCGACGCTGGTGAAGCTGCTGGCCCGGTTCTACGACGTGACCGGCGGCGAGCTGCTGGTGGACGGGGTGGACGTGCGCCGCTACGAGCTGTCCGGCTTCCACCACCGGCTGGCGGTGGTCCCGCAGGAGGGCTACCTGTTCGCGGGGGACGTGGCCGCGAACATCGCCTACGGGCGGCCGTCGGCGTCGGACGCGGAGGTGGAGGCGGCGGCGCGGGACGTGGGCGCGCTGCCGGGGATCGCGATGTTGCGGCGCGGGTTCCGCCAGCAGGTCGGCGAGCGCGGCCGGGAGTTGTCGGCGGGACAGCGGCAGCTGGTGGCGCTGGCGCGTGCGGAGCTGGTGCGGCCGGACCTGCTGCTGCTGGACGAGGCGACGGCCGCGCTGGATCCGGCGACGGAGTCGCTGGTGGTGTCGGCCAGCGATCGGCTGGCGGCGCGGCGCACGACGTTCGTGGTGGCGCACCGGCTGGGCACGGCGGCGCGGGCGGACCGGATCGTGGTGGTCGACGGCGGCCGCGTGGTG
- a CDS encoding ABC transporter ATP-binding protein, whose product MEERVHDGSGRILVQNLSKNFGPVSAVRDLSFAVHPGVVTGFLGPNGSGKTTTLRMVLGLVNPTSGTATVNGVPFAQLRNPATVVGAVLEAQSFHPSRTARNHLRCYSAAMNVPDQQVDHALDLVGLTGAANRAAGGFSLGMRQRLALATALLGDPQVLILDEPANGLDPEGIAWLRGFLKSFAASGRTVLVSSHLLREMEHTVDHVVIVSRGECVYNGDLDQLRAQQRNRVLVQAGDPQALVNALQAAGLAVEPLPDGRIAVTGSDSRSVAELALQAGVAVYGIQEEQVDLERLFFQLTSGQYVGNQHPPGGPPPGTGGWAPPGGPNPYQQHGGFGGGA is encoded by the coding sequence ATGGAGGAGCGTGTGCACGACGGCAGCGGCCGGATCCTGGTGCAGAACCTGAGCAAGAACTTCGGGCCGGTCAGCGCGGTCCGCGACCTCAGCTTCGCCGTTCACCCCGGTGTGGTGACCGGGTTCCTCGGCCCGAACGGATCCGGCAAGACGACGACGCTGCGCATGGTGCTGGGGCTGGTGAACCCGACGTCGGGAACCGCCACCGTCAACGGGGTGCCCTTCGCGCAGCTGCGCAACCCCGCCACCGTGGTCGGGGCGGTGCTGGAGGCGCAGAGCTTCCACCCGTCCCGCACGGCGCGCAACCACCTGCGCTGCTATTCGGCGGCGATGAACGTGCCCGACCAGCAGGTCGACCACGCCTTGGACCTCGTCGGGCTGACCGGCGCCGCGAACCGGGCCGCGGGCGGCTTCTCGCTGGGCATGCGGCAACGGCTGGCGCTGGCCACGGCGCTGCTCGGCGATCCGCAGGTACTGATCTTGGACGAACCCGCCAACGGGCTCGACCCGGAGGGCATCGCGTGGCTGCGCGGCTTCCTGAAGTCGTTCGCCGCGTCCGGGCGCACCGTGCTCGTCTCCAGCCACCTGCTGCGCGAGATGGAGCACACCGTCGACCACGTGGTGATCGTGAGCCGCGGCGAGTGCGTCTACAACGGCGACCTGGACCAGCTGCGGGCGCAGCAGCGCAACCGGGTGCTCGTGCAGGCCGGTGATCCGCAGGCGCTGGTGAACGCGCTGCAGGCGGCCGGGCTGGCGGTCGAACCGCTGCCCGACGGGCGGATCGCCGTCACCGGCTCCGACTCCCGGTCGGTGGCCGAACTGGCCCTGCAGGCCGGGGTCGCCGTCTACGGGATCCAGGAGGAGCAGGTCGACCTCGAACGGCTGTTCTTCCAGCTCACCAGCGGCCAGTACGTCGGCAACCAGCACCCGCCCGGCGGTCCGCCACCCGGCACCGGCGGCTGGGCACCGCCCGGCGGCCCCAACCCGTACCAGCAGCACGGCGGATTCGGAGGTGGCGCCTGA
- a CDS encoding YidH family protein — MAAENEEPACRRWPHRIYGVGEEPDPRFTLANERTFLAWIRTALALMAAGVGVEALNAAMSPGPDPLRTSLAVLLLLAGVVCSVAAFGRWMTMERALRTKAPLPPPKLAPVLGFGLGVVGVAATVLLLVNGF; from the coding sequence ATGGCTGCCGAGAACGAAGAGCCCGCGTGTAGGCGCTGGCCGCACCGGATCTACGGGGTGGGCGAGGAACCGGATCCCCGGTTCACGCTGGCGAACGAGCGCACGTTCTTGGCGTGGATCCGCACCGCCTTGGCGTTGATGGCGGCCGGTGTCGGCGTGGAGGCGTTGAACGCGGCGATGTCGCCCGGCCCGGATCCGCTGCGGACCTCGCTGGCGGTACTGCTGCTGCTCGCGGGCGTGGTGTGCAGCGTGGCGGCGTTCGGCCGGTGGATGACGATGGAGCGGGCGCTGCGCACGAAGGCCCCGCTGCCGCCGCCGAAGCTGGCGCCGGTCCTCGGGTTCGGGCTCGGCGTGGTCGGCGTGGCGGCGACGGTGCTGCTGCTGGTCAACGGGTTCTGA
- a CDS encoding ABC transporter permease: MDGLVKSEFRKLFTTNLWWALLIPVALLSFGASWMGTGFGYMSSIEQEIGRPLPLGLLTMSMSTNFSTIFAGLVGALAFAGEYRNKSITTTYLTGNPRGAVLGAKLIAYTNLGLLYGLVNVLSASLGAIAGAGLDGFGEGPDWLIVCAAGLLAMVLWTLLGVGFGALVANPVIVIIVLLVYKFVFEFIVDLFLVGSDASGVSAYLPGAAGSGIVGNLAVPIFISATAGPDEQYVPQGLFEVLHFVFGGSYGHPWWLSMLTFAGYAALFVLGGWYFSGRRDIT; this comes from the coding sequence ATGGACGGCCTGGTCAAGTCCGAGTTCCGGAAGCTCTTCACCACCAACCTGTGGTGGGCGCTGCTCATCCCCGTGGCGCTGCTGAGCTTCGGCGCCAGCTGGATGGGCACCGGGTTCGGCTACATGTCCTCGATCGAGCAGGAGATCGGGCGGCCGCTGCCGCTGGGCCTGCTCACCATGTCGATGTCGACGAACTTCAGCACGATCTTCGCCGGTCTGGTGGGGGCGCTGGCGTTCGCCGGGGAGTACCGGAACAAGAGCATCACCACCACGTACCTCACCGGCAACCCGCGCGGGGCGGTGCTCGGGGCGAAGCTCATCGCCTACACCAACCTCGGCCTGCTGTACGGGCTGGTCAACGTGCTGTCGGCGAGCCTCGGCGCGATCGCGGGCGCCGGGCTCGACGGGTTCGGCGAAGGTCCGGACTGGCTCATCGTGTGCGCCGCCGGGCTCCTCGCGATGGTGCTGTGGACGCTGCTCGGCGTCGGGTTCGGCGCTCTCGTCGCCAACCCGGTGATCGTGATCATCGTGCTGCTGGTCTACAAGTTCGTGTTCGAGTTCATCGTCGACCTGTTCCTCGTCGGCTCCGACGCGTCCGGGGTGAGCGCCTACCTGCCGGGGGCCGCGGGGAGCGGGATCGTCGGCAACCTCGCCGTACCGATCTTCATCAGCGCCACCGCCGGGCCCGACGAGCAGTACGTGCCGCAAGGGCTGTTCGAGGTGCTGCACTTCGTCTTCGGCGGGTCCTACGGGCATCCGTGGTGGCTGAGCATGCTGACCTTCGCCGGGTACGCGGCGCTGTTCGTCCTCGGCGGCTGGTACTTCAGCGGGCGGCGCGACATCACCTGA
- a CDS encoding DUF202 domain-containing protein yields MQVERTTLAWLRTGLTFVVGLMVLLRLLAHRSAVAAAVCAAVALPLAAVIAVASWRRHRQAERNLRAAKPLPDGVLQAAFTALALLAGAIGAVYVLLM; encoded by the coding sequence TTGCAGGTCGAGCGCACGACCTTGGCCTGGCTGCGGACCGGGTTGACGTTCGTGGTGGGCCTGATGGTGCTGCTGCGGTTGCTGGCGCACCGCAGCGCGGTCGCGGCCGCGGTGTGCGCCGCGGTGGCGCTGCCGCTGGCGGCGGTGATCGCGGTCGCGTCGTGGCGCAGGCACCGGCAGGCGGAGCGGAACCTGCGCGCGGCGAAACCGCTGCCGGACGGCGTGCTGCAGGCGGCGTTCACCGCGCTCGCGCTGCTGGCCGGCGCGATCGGCGCGGTGTACGTGCTGCTGATGTGA
- a CDS encoding MarR family winged helix-turn-helix transcriptional regulator, protein MSADSALSLDQQVCFALYSASRSFTNLYRPFLDELGLTYPQYLVMLVLWEHDSLAVKDLGAMLKLDSGTLSPLLKRLEASGLVDRRRSTRDERSVEIGLTERGRELRQHAEQIPNRVLAASGMELEEVLALRSTLHRLTANVDQAAHRARAAVADGVPITDELLRGTTTQGD, encoded by the coding sequence ATGAGCGCGGACTCGGCGCTGTCGCTGGACCAGCAGGTGTGCTTCGCGCTCTACAGCGCGTCGCGCTCCTTCACCAACCTGTACCGGCCGTTCCTCGACGAGCTGGGACTGACCTACCCGCAATACCTGGTGATGCTGGTGCTCTGGGAACACGACTCGCTGGCGGTCAAGGACCTCGGGGCGATGCTCAAGCTGGACTCCGGGACGCTGTCGCCGCTGCTGAAACGGCTCGAAGCGAGCGGACTGGTGGACCGGCGGCGCAGCACCCGCGACGAGCGGTCCGTCGAGATCGGACTGACCGAGCGGGGGCGGGAGCTGCGGCAGCACGCCGAGCAGATCCCGAACCGGGTGCTCGCCGCCAGCGGCATGGAACTCGAGGAGGTGCTGGCGCTGCGCTCCACGCTGCACCGGCTCACCGCCAACGTGGACCAGGCCGCGCACCGGGCCAGGGCCGCCGTCGCCGACGGCGTCCCCATCACCGACGAACTCCTGCGCGGGACCACGACACAAGGAGACTGA
- a CDS encoding subtilase-type protease inhibitor, with translation MAATRFIRGLLLAATAVLVLTPATAGAAAAQSDLTLTIAAKDRAELPRTVSLRCEPVGGSHPNAAAACDSLTTAGGDFEQLGQAHTGQCTMELKPVVGTAHGTWQGRPVHFEKEFGNQCVAASAAGAVFDF, from the coding sequence ATGGCTGCCACCCGCTTCATCCGCGGTCTTCTGCTCGCGGCGACGGCCGTCCTCGTGCTCACCCCGGCGACGGCGGGCGCGGCTGCGGCGCAGAGCGACCTGACCTTGACGATCGCGGCGAAGGACCGGGCGGAGTTGCCGCGCACGGTGTCGCTGCGCTGCGAGCCGGTGGGCGGTTCGCACCCGAACGCGGCGGCGGCCTGCGACAGCCTGACCACGGCGGGCGGCGACTTCGAGCAGCTCGGCCAGGCGCACACCGGCCAGTGCACGATGGAGCTGAAGCCGGTGGTCGGCACGGCGCACGGCACCTGGCAGGGCCGCCCGGTGCACTTCGAGAAGGAGTTCGGCAACCAGTGCGTGGCGGCGTCCGCCGCGGGGGCCGTGTTCGACTTCTGA
- the gcvH gene encoding glycine cleavage system protein GcvH — MSLPEQLRYTEEHEWIEDRGDLVRIGITPYAAQALGDIVYVQLPEVGERIESGASCGELESTKSVSDLFAPVTGEVVAVNAAAADDPAVIGSDPFGEGWLLEVRAEQTGAVLTAQEYAQFTGGE, encoded by the coding sequence ATGTCCCTGCCCGAACAGCTGCGCTACACCGAAGAGCACGAGTGGATCGAGGACCGCGGCGACCTGGTGCGCATCGGCATCACCCCGTACGCGGCCCAAGCGCTCGGCGACATCGTCTACGTGCAGCTGCCCGAGGTGGGCGAGCGGATCGAATCCGGCGCCTCCTGCGGTGAGCTGGAATCGACCAAGTCCGTCAGCGACCTGTTCGCGCCCGTGACCGGCGAGGTCGTCGCCGTCAACGCGGCCGCCGCCGACGACCCCGCGGTGATCGGCTCGGATCCGTTCGGCGAGGGCTGGCTGCTCGAAGTGCGTGCCGAGCAGACCGGTGCTGTGCTCACGGCCCAGGAGTACGCCCAGTTCACCGGTGGTGAGTAG